Proteins encoded within one genomic window of Komagataella phaffii GS115 chromosome 3, complete sequence:
- a CDS encoding Polyamine oxidase, converts spermine to spermidine, whose translation MTFNIRYHYTKHNAQLWSATMFCVSAALALMILFLIQQYNTSFMSSLVFKKNDLEPSDASFFERSPFNQIDYGNRTHGLAPLFKLESSMKPVFLEEGDLEVSCNHDDSVTLACSYKGRVKTPRYYIEEITFENFHQDRMPFRFHWDRNATINDPGNKLTFNKLAQYFFLFETLHSEEDTYSNIDDFVYYDAFNELYHKVEAYYSGAVYWRIVTTNFISLFDQVVADKKNGKDYELVYDDGKPLYVLEDEGVLDYDYEKLEQVKAEACKYIELRYFENLNLTDVPLKDTVQSYLTRQEGLLTEKQQLYVGQMLRDLELWHGVSWDEMSSKYALVDNVGRNCYNKSGYDQIVDSLRSSIPESSVRLECVVNRIERGGRKVKVHSNEGVKEYDFVIVTVPQSILQLGPNEEGSILWEPSLPELLTQSLKKIHFGFLGKFIFEFDQLYWDRSIPDRIVSIATPGKETNINAIPETWEFPVLFLNLHRMFGKPALLAFTQGRLTKHLESSPELSWGYFKPIWKKVCQKNIPDPVNIVSSNWSVDPFSRGSYSACLAGDDPMDPIIQLSKGLDNVRFAGEHTIFDGAGAVHGAWLSGQREANYVLRKLDLIPKSDQDDDW comes from the exons CCAGTTTCTTTGAGAGATCTCCGTTCAATCAGATTGACTACGGGAATCGAACCCATGGACTAGCGCCGCTGTTCAAATTAGAATCTTCCATGAAACCAGTTTTCCTGGAAGAAGGTGACTTGGAAGTATCTTGCAATCATGATGATTCTGTCACATTGGCCTGTTCTTACAAGGGTCGGGTGAAGACTCCTCGTTATTACATCGAAGAGATcacctttgaaaactttcacCAAGATAGAATGCCCTTCAGGTTTCATTGGGATAGAAATGCGACTATCAATGATCCGGGAAATAAGCTTACATTCAATAAGCTAGCGCAGTACTTTTTTCTGTTTGAGACATTGCACTCTGAAGAGGACACTTACTCCAACATTGATGATTTCGTCTACTATGATGCATTCAATGAGTTATACCATAAAGTTGAAGCATATTATTCCGGAGCTGTTTACTGGAGAATAGTGACTACCAACTTTATTAGT CTATTCGACCAGGTCGTCGCCGACAAGAAGAACGGTAAAGATTATGAGCTTGTTTATGATGATGGCAAACCATTGTACgttttggaagatgaaggAGTGCTGGACTACGAttatgaaaaattagaaCAGGTCAAAGCTGAAGCCTGCAAGTATATTGAGTTgagatactttgaaaatttgaaccTAACTGATGTACCTTTGAAGGACACTGTTCAGTCGTATTTGACCAGGCAAGAAGGTCTCTTAACAGAAAAACAGCAACTTTACGTAGGACAAATGCTTAGAGATTTGGAACTATGGCATGGAGTGTCTTGGGATGAGATGAGTAGTAAGTATGCACTAGTTGACAAtgttggaagaaattgttATAATAAAAGTGGCTACGACCAAATTGTTGACTCTCTACGTTCTTCCATCCCTGAGTCTAGTGTTCGATTGGAATGTGTTGTGAATCGGATAGAACGTGGTGGAAGGAAAGTGAAAGTTCATTCCAATGAAGGTGTCAAGGAGTATGATTTCGTCATTGTTACAGTTCCGCAAAGTATCCTTCAATTAGGTCCCAATGAAGAAGGTAGCATATTGTGGGAGCCTAGCCTGCCTGAATTGCTGACACaatcgttgaaaaagattcattTCGGGTTTCTAGGAAAGTTTATCTTTGAGTTCGATCAACTTTATTGGGATAGAAGTATTCCTGACAGGATTGTTTCAATTGCAACTCCTGGTAAAGAGACGAACATAAACGCAATTCCTGAAACCTGGGAATTTCCAGTTTTATTCTTGAACCTACATCGAATGTTTGGGAAGCCTGCACTGTTGGCATTTACCCAAGGAAGATTGACAAAGCATTTAGAGTCCTCTCCGGAACTTTCTTGGGGCTACTTCAAACCTATCTGGAAAAAGGTCTGCCAAAAAAATATCCCTGATCCAGTCAACATTGTGAGTTCTAACTGGAGTGTGGATCCCTTCTCAAGGGGATCATATTCAGCCTGTCTTGCTGGAGATGACCCCATGGATCCAATAATTCAACTAAGCAAAGGTCTTGATAATGTGAGGTTTGCCGGAGAGCACACTATTTTTGATGGAGCTGGAGCAGTTCATGGGGCCTGGTTGAGCGGTCAAAGAGAAGCCAATTATGTTCTAAGAAAGTTGGATCTGATACCAAAATCAGATCAAGATGATGACTGGTAA
- a CDS encoding Copper-sensing transcription factor: protein MIIVDGEKYACIRCIRGHRSSTCKHAERPLMKVRSRGRPSPSCNHRIAILNEKTLTTTEVKESCCNGEHQTKVEDSPDPPSCCANTNGTDSSSSENKARNCCSGSGKNAVIILTASDKKVIQNTDDQLQLLEPEKRARINRKSSPGIKTEKVYEGYLADGCSVPGSCACDPESCNCPSCEVHNLNSTKNHVQPFGPVKLESIGTLFSEKDHNYQPEKQQTISNNITIEDLNECCCPDDNCHCFNCAKHGNINGYHNGLRIADFEDEMFRLSSEHESTIDKFLQDLKKSFDSNCICASSPCTCKSLPL from the coding sequence ATGATCATAGTAGACGGCGAAAAATATGCGTGTATACGTTGTATTAGAGGACACCGATCTTCCACTTGTAAACACGCCGAGAGACCTCTCATGAAGGTGCGGTCAAGAGGAAGGCCATCCCCCAGTTGTAACCACAGAATAGCCATATTGAACGAGAAAACGCTTACCACAACAGAGGTCAAAGAGTCCTGTTGCAACGGAGAACACCAAACCAAAGTTGAGGACTCGCCGGATCCACCGAGTTGCTGTGCGAATACAAACGGAACGGACTCTTCCTCCTCAGAGAACAAAGCGAGGAACTGTTGTTCAGGAAGTGGGAAGAACGCTGTGATTATCCTCACAGCCTCTGACAAGAAGGTGATACAGAACACAGATGATCAATTACAATTGTTAGAACCGGAAAAGAGGGCTCGGATTAACAGGAAATCTTCCCCGGGAATAAAAACAGAGAAGGTTTATGAAGGGTATCTGGCGGATGGATGTAGTGTCCCTGGAAGTTGTGCTTGCGACCCTGAATCTTGTAACTGTCCTTCATGTGAAGTTCATAACTTGAACTCAACAAAGAATCATGTTCAACCGTTTGGTCCAGTAAAATTAGAATCTATTGGTACGCTATTTTCAGAAAAGGATCACAACTATCAACCAGAGAAACAACAAACTATAAGCAATAACATCACcattgaagatttgaacGAGTGCTGTTGCCCGGATGATAACTGTCATTGCTTTAATTGTGCAAAGCATGGAAACATTAACGGTTACCATAATGGATTAAGAATTGCGGACTTTGAAGACGAAATGTTCCGACTGTCATCAGAGCATGAGTCAACGATAGAcaagtttctccaagatcTTAAAAAGTCTTTCGATTCAAATTGCATATGTGCCAGTAGCCCCTGCACCTGTAAATCTCTGCCCTTGTAA
- a CDS encoding Ubiquitin conjugating enzyme, involved in the ER-associated protein degradation pathway, with the protein MPPKSTAQRRLFKEYQQLSRDAPEGIIAGPLDEDDLFYWECLIEGPKDTPYENGVFSAQLTFPKDYPLSPPKLKFNPPLIHPNIYADGTVCISILHPPGNDPLLYERPEERWSPVQSVEKILLSVASMLAEPNVESGANIDVCKIWRDDRPKFDAMVREQVRKSLGL; encoded by the coding sequence ATGCCTCCCAAATCAACCGCTCAACGACGGTTATTCAAGGAATACCAGCAGCTATCCCGTGATGCCCCTGAGGGGATAATTGCGGGCCCtctggatgaagatgatttgTTTTATTGGGAATGTCTGATAGAGGGACCAAAGGATACTCCATACGAGAATGGGGTATTCTCTGCTCAATTGACATTTCCTAAGGATTACCCATTGTCACCGCCCAAACTCAAGTTCAATCCACCATTGATTCACCCAAATATTTATGCGGATGGAACGGTTTGCATTTCAATCTTACATCCTCCAGGAAATGATCCATTGCTATACGAACGACCTGAAGAACGCTGGTCTCCGGTGCAAAGCGTCGAGAAGATTCTACTTAGTGTAGCTAGCATGCTGGCTGAACCAAATGTTGAAAGCGGTGCCAACATAGATGTGTGCAAGATATGGAGAGATGACAGACCAAAATTTGATGCTATGGTCAGAGAACAAGTCAGAAAGTCGCTGGGGCTGTGA
- a CDS encoding Subunit of both RNase MRP, which cleaves pre-rRNA, and nuclear RNase P, which cleaves tRNA precursor, with product MVRLKNRYILFDILYPQEIDDFSRSKALVAMHKSTSSQVNPQTILIALRNSLKQNFGDHIAGIAGSTAQTKYFSNKTSTGIIRCPRDSFRYTCAALSLITHLEGQRILIRIVRISGTIRTCERYAVKKNKETLTLLHKDHNNVLDLVFGGNQKIPSFDTDNDDDE from the coding sequence ATGGTTCGTCTGAAAAACAGATACATTCTGTTTGACATATTGTATCCTCAAGAGATAGACGacttttcaagaagcaAAGCATTGGTGGCCATGCACAAGTCAACGTCTTCTCAGGTGAATCCACAGACAATTCTCATAGCACTAAGAAACTCTCTGAAACaaaattttggagatcACATAGCAGGCATAGCAGGTTCAACTGCCCAGACCAAATATTTCAGCAACAAAACATCCACAGGAATAATACGTTGTCCAAGAGACTCTTTTAGATATACATGTGCCGCTCTTTCTTTAATAACTCACTTGGAAGGCCAAAGGATATTGATCAGAATAGTCCGAATAAGCGGAACGATAAGGACCTGTGAACGGTATGCtgtgaagaaaaataagGAAACTTTAACCTTATTGCATAAAGATCACAATAATGTGTTGGATTTAGTATTTGGaggaaaccaaaaaattcCTTCTTTTGATACGGATaatgacgacgatgaaTAG
- a CDS encoding Mitochondrial ATP-binding protein, possibly a mitochondrial chaperone with non-proteolytic function, whose product MIRISLLKRALFPYGRLPMHNGRWYSDIGGGNSRNRNEQKPKLPVPTSNEVKDNESNPDFFIKNGFRSADIAETSFVKDKGATVEEERNTSDSSHESPQLNFKETNDETNSTIQPPVAKLPTPKQLKQYLDRFIVGQEKCKKIMSVAVYTHYVRINNQAQKRNQKVDSSEENVENGFPNVTKEFEDENDPDYVPDLEKSNVLLLGPSGSGKTLIAKTLAKCLQVPFIIQDCTSLTQAGYVGEDIESCIEKLLIDSDYDIERCEKGIIVLDEIDKLAKPSVYTGTKDIAGEGVQQGLLKLVEGTTVTVQCKRSNAPDHNQFGLNGKATNQDKENYIVDTTNILFLTLGAFVNLDKIVAYRLKQNSIGFDTDESKDISETDSVSDKSTLEYVTLPDGSKVSALELVSSTDLQNYGLIPELIGRLPIVSSLSPLTVDDLVAVLTEPRNSILKQYVHFFDTVNVKLAITSKAIRRIAEISIKNGTGARGLRAILEKLLLNAKYDCPGSSISFVLVDTDVISKSIDENKETGEFVFKDGEPKYYSRGELFSFFNELSKEDEKLKTSIEKMCQIPLSKNRIVYSEEEQARLDSSKPLAVKHYEPFI is encoded by the coding sequence ATGATAAGGATATCCTTGCTGAAAAGAGCACTGTTTCCCTACGGGCGACTACCAATGCATAATGGTAGGTGGTATTCAGACATAGGTGGCGGAAATTCAAGGAATCGGAACGAACAGAAACCAAAATTGCCTGTACCAACTAGTAATGAAGTTAAGGACAATGAGTCAAACCCGGACTTCTTTATTAAAAACGGCTTTAGATCAGCTGATATTGCAGAGACATCCTTTGTGAAAGACAAGGGTGCTACAGTCGAAGAGGAACGTAATACATCGGACAGTTCACACGAATCTCCTCAACTTAATTTTAAGGAAACCAACGACGAAACGAATTCAACGATCCAACCACCAGTGGCAAAATTACCCACCCCaaagcaattgaaacaaTACCTGGATAGGTTCATCGTGGGACAAGAGAAGTGCAAGAAGATAATGTCGGTCGCAGTTTACACTCATTATGTTCGAATAAATAACCAGGCTCAGAAACGGAATCAGAAGGTCGATTCctctgaagaaaatgtTGAGAATGGGTTTCCAAATGTTACTAAAGAATTTGAGGACGAAAATGACCCAGATTATGTTCCggatttggagaaatcaaatGTTCTTTTGCTGGGACCGTCTGGATCAGGCAAGACCCTGATTGCTAAGACTCTCGCTAAATGTCTGCAGGTTCCATTTATAATTCAAGATTGTACCTCCTTGACCCAGGCTGGTTATGTTGGCGAGGATATTGAGAGCTGTATTGAAAAGTTGCTAATTGATTCAGACTACGATATTGAAAGGTGTGAAAAGGGAATTATTGTGCTGGATGAAATAGACAAGTTGGCCAAGCCCTCTGTCTATACAGGAACCAAAGATATTGCAGGAGAGGGTGTTCAACAAGGCCTTTTAAAACTGGTTGAAGGTACTACAGTTACGGTTCAATGCAAGAGGAGCAATGCTCCTGATCATAATCAGTTCGGATTGAATGGCAAAGCTACAAATCAGGACAAGGAAAATTATATCGTTGACACTACAAATATCTTATTTTTAACCCTGGGAGCGTTTGTGAACCTAGATAAGATTGTTGCTTATAGGCTGAAGCAGAACTCTATTGGATTCGATACTGATGAGTCGAAAGATATTTCTGAAACAGACTCAGTTTCCGACAAATCTACATTAGAATATGTTACACTTCCAGATggatcaaaagtttcagcTCTGGAACTTGTGTCTTCTACGGATCTACAGAATTATGGGTTGATTCCAGAACTGATCGGCAGGCTTCCGATTGTATCTTCACTTTCTCCTTTAACAGTTGATGATCTTGTGGCTGTCCTGACTGAGCCCAGGAACTCGATACTAAAGCAATATGTGCATTTCTTTGACACTGTCAATGTCAAACTTGCTATCACTTCCAAGGCAATCAGAAGGATAGCCGAGATCTCGATCAAGAATGGTACAGGTGCAAGAGGTCTCAGAGCcattttggagaaactgCTACTCAATGCCAAGTATGATTGCCCTGGTAGTAGTATTTCATTTGTGTTAGTTGATACAGATGTTATAAGTAAGTCTATCGATGAGAATAAGGAAACGGGGGAATTCGTCTTCAAAGATGGTGAGCCAAAGTATTACTCGCGTGGAGAATtattttcctttttcaatgagttatcaaaagaagacGAAAAACTCAAGAcatcaattgaaaagatgTGCCAAATACCACTTTCCAAGAATCGCATAGTTTACTCCGAAGAGGAGCAGGCAAGGTTGGATTCTTCTAAACCTCTCGCCGTGAAGCACTATGAACctttcatttga
- a CDS encoding Protein required for beta-1,6 glucan biosynthesis has protein sequence MINHVLILLTYLCLSVFASEKFVDISLKANWFKTPFPLLLLETVASENESGFYTILDAMFDVSFESLELEDEDLQFEAVPFVKSDEELYEKWSHRAGASIEKSITDIYLANKYYAPRVQSHYQHYNEVRSSILGDKCGTNPKAWLYFNSEVYCNSDDVFALKTGGKTGPPQILPFDRVIGVRNDEVPVAIIYGDYRSPLFSQFISNLAGFVKDGRLRLAWRYISDESVLQKETLAGYGVDLTLKRTDYIVIDDRDIVLDKSLETKPIAAESDNFWDVYSKEIEPVSEKYIRALGYKLSLYIKSLEVSENEKLAILTKLIQDFPKFASFIDRQVTDTEVEEIIEDSLENSINDLPQGVYINGAVVDQSKLNYMEILNILKREYAFIDDITKFGVTGTHAQDIMRRFAAHISDRSVNNTMFKRFDIRGHGEAVFYLNDIETDPQYSGLSSSRKYYTTSVAPGEIPPVRENIHESVFVIDLADHNQVYTLLQFSSVMLSNRIPQRVGFVPLISDKLSEEITLQFLSIFQAKGINQGIKYLHDIAMNVLGQTPRDIISVESITKVPVSDKKNLLSKINEFISSFSIDHPLLITNGKFFDFVQNWQYHSAREIFLDILDLSNAISSGALSEDMRAQDYIYLGSHTSRNVLIINAICEETNLPSLVSYDDLEVFESISQNQNRIATVVIDGQPDSIPITSWLLGNCKDKRFLQQLRHLITAASELDPIKIKVYETSSNSDFSSSLQTAINKSLVDVIAFIDNELEKINVHSPDTVLNDETIDFVHNVFKIKLSKPNDMYLILNGRAIKIRDKDILLKDTDLKLLVEYEIDFKLRIAHELFCEYNISEPKSLDTFELFEYFTMGISNTYFFGDNYHPDQRVFPRYNTGLLNDAVSIEVSNSGPSIMDVTVIIDPLQEESQKLISLLSLFEKLESLKLNIILKPQEARELNIKRFYRGVFPNSVKFSSAGDAIDNEDKGLFTLVPEKTLFTLDLDVPNPWIVVIKEAATDLDNVLLENSGDVTGVYELKSLLVEGYALEKNTKYPPVALPIELVGHSDTSIMANYGYFQLQANPGLWKFVVKPHTRGSDIYRLANVTSKSNGDTLQYTIIDETAIIFVLDMNGNVILPVFDRKPGQENASLIGNTATTEKDTGLSKFLSSWRKQEQPKNADINIFTVASGHLYERFLSIMTNSVMKHTKHTVKFWLIENYMSPTFKKNLPFLAREFGFDYELVNYKWPAWLRGQREKQRTIWGYKILFLDVLFPQSLDKVIFVDADQIVRTDLKELVDLDLEGAPYGYTPMCNDREEMEGFRFWKQGYWQKLLGDTLKYHISALYVIDLKTFRQIAAGDRLRQHYQQLSQDPNSLSNLDQDLPNNLQHQIKIFSLPQEWLWCETWCSDESLKKAKTIDLCNNPLTKEPKLDRARRQIPEWTQYDDQVQQIINEASASARESITEHDEL, from the coding sequence ATGATTAATCATGTCTTAATATTGTTGACATACTTATGTCTGTCCGTGTTTGcatctgaaaagtttgttGATATCAGTTTGAAGGCCAATTGGTTCAAAACTCCTTTCCCACTGTTACTACTGGAGACAGTTGCAAGTGAGAATGAATCAGGCTTTTACACAATACTTGACGCCATGTTTGACGTCTCATTTGAATCTTTAGAGctagaagatgaagatttgCAATTTGAAGCTGTTCCTTTTGTTAaatctgatgaagaattgtACGAAAAATGGTCTCATAGGGCTGGGGCATCGATTGAAAAGTCGATAACTGATATATATCTTGCAAACAAGTACTATGCTCCAAGGGTTCAATCACATTACCAGCACTACAATGAAGTTCGGTCCTCAATTTTAGGTGACAAGTGTGGAACTAATCCTAAGGCGTGGCTCTATTTCAATAGTGAAGTATACTGCAACTCCGATGATGTCTTCGCATTGAAAACTGGCGGCAAGACGGGCCCACCACAAATCCTGCCATTCGATAGAGTCATTGGTGTCAGAAATGATGAAGTTCCTGTTGCAATTATTTATGGGGATTATAGAAGCCCTCTTTTTTCACAGTTTATCTCTAACTTGGCGGGATTCGTCAAAGATGGTAGACTGAGATTAGCTTGGAGGTATATTTCTGACGAATCCGttttgcaaaaagaaactctAGCTGGGTATGGTGTTGATCTAACTTTAAAGAGAACTGACTATATTGTTATTGACGACAGAGATATAGTTCTTGACAAATCATTAGAAACAAAGCCCATTGCGGCTGAATCCGATAACTTTTGGGATGTTTActccaaagagattgaGCCTGTATCTGAGAAATACATTAGGGCATTGGGTTACAAACTTTCACTTTATATCAAGAGCCTTGAAGTGTCCGAGAACGAAAAGTTGGCAATTCTCACTAAGTTGATCCAAGACTTCCCAAAGTTTGCATCTTTCATTGATCGTCAGGTAACGGATACTGAAGTGGAGGAGATCATTGAGGATAGTTTGGAAAACTCAATTAATGATTTACCTCAGGGTGTGTATATTAACGGGGCTGTAGTTGACCAATCCAAGTTAAATTATATGGAGatcttgaatattttgaagagagaatATGCATTCATCGATGACATAACCAAGTTCGGAGTTACAGGAACCCATGCACAGGATATCATGAGGCGTTTTGCTGCTCACATTTCCGATAGGTCAGTTAACAACACTatgttcaagagatttgATATTAGAGGCCATGGAGAAGCTGTTTTTTACTTGAATGATATCGAAACTGATCCTCAATATTCTGGACTTTCAAGCTCTAGAAAATATTATACGACATCAGTTGCTCCAGGTGAGATTCCCCCTGTGAGAGAGAACATTCACGAATCAGTGTTCGTCATAGATCTAGCAGATCATAATCAGGTTTACACGTTGCTACAATTTTCATCTGTAATGCTTTCTAACAGGATACCACAAAGAGTGGGCTTTGTTCCACTTATTTCTGATAAGTTAAGTGAAGAGATTACTTTGCAGTTTTTATCCATCTTTCAAGCTAAGGGCATAAACCAGGGAATAAAATACTTGCATGATATTGCCATGAATGTCTTAGGACAGACTCCAAGGGATATAATTTCCGTTGAATCGATCACTAAGGTCCCTGTTTCTGATAAGAAAAATCTgctttccaaaatcaacGAGTTCATCagttccttttcaattgaCCACCCACTACTTATTACGAATGGTaagttttttgatttcgTGCAGAACTGGCAGTATCATTCCGCTAGAGAGATATTTCTGGACATACTTGACCTGAGCAATGCGATCTCCAGCGGTGCACTTTCTGAAGATATGAGAGCCCAAGACTACATTTACCTTGGATCTCACACTTCTAGGAATGTCCTTATCATAAATGCAATTTGTGAAGAAACCAACCTTCCATCCCTTGTTTCTTATGATGATTTAGAAGTCTTCGAATCAATTTCACAGAACCAAAATCGGATTGCCACAGTTGTCATAGATGGCCAACCAGATTCGATCCCAATTACGTCCTGGTTACTAGGAAACTGCAAGGATAAAAGGTTTTTGCAGCAGCTCCGTCATTTGATAACTGCTGCATCTGAGTTGGACCCtatcaagatcaaagtctacgaaacttcttcaaactctgaTTTTTCATCGAGCCTACAGACAGCCATAAACAAGTCTTTGGTGGATGTGATAGCGTTCATTGATAAcgaacttgaaaaaatcaatgtGCATTCCCCAGACACCGTATTGAACGACGAAACCATAGATTTTGTCCacaatgttttcaaaatcaagcTCTCCAAACCAAATGATATGTACTTAATTCTTAATGGAAGGGCTATTAAGATTAGAGATAAGGACATATTACTGAAAGACACTGATCTCAAACTGCTAGTTGAATACGAAATAGATTTCAAGTTGAGAATCGCTCATGAACTGTTTTGCGAGTACAACATCTCTGAACCCAAGAGTTTGGATACTTTTGAATTGTTTGAGTATTTCACTATGGGCATCTCCAATACATACTTCTTTGGTGACAATTATCACCCAGATCAACGGGTATTCCCAAGATATAATACTGGCCTTCTCAATGATGCAGTCTCCattgaagtttcaaactctgGGCCATCTATCATGGATGTGACCGTGATCATAGAtcctcttcaagaagagtCTCAAAAGCTAATATCGTTGCTCTCgttgtttgaaaaattggaaagcCTTAAGCTTAACATTATCCTGAAACCACAAGAAGCTAGGGAGTTAAACATTAAACGATTTTATCGTGGAGTATTTCCTAATTCAGTGAAATTTTCCTCCGCAGGAGATGCTATtgataatgaagataaaGGCCTTTTCACACTGGTACCAGAAAAAACCTTGTTTACATTAGACTTGGACGTTCCTAACCCGTGGATTGTTGTGATTAAGGAAGCTGCCACCGATTTGGATAATGTACTATTGGAAAATTCAGGTGATGTGACAGGTGTCTATGAGCTGAAATCGCTTCTAGTTGAAGGGTATGCACTTGAGAAGAACACAAAATATCCACCTGTAGCTTTACCCATAGAGCTTGTGGGACATTCCGACACAAGTATTATGGCCAATTATGGATATTTCCAATTGCAAGCGAACCCAGGATTGTGGAAATTTGTTGTCAAGCCCCATACTAGGGGCTCAGATATCTATCGATTGGCGAACGTTACAAGTAAGTCTAACGGTGATACACTTCAGTACACCATTATTGACGAGACTGCTATAATCTTTGTCTTGGATATGAATGGAAATGTTATTCTGCCTGTGTTTGACAGGAAACCTGGCCAAGAGAATGCATCTCTAATTGGCAATACAGCAACTACTGAAAAAGATACAGGCCTCAGCAAATTTTTGTCTTCATGGCGAAAACAAGAACAACCGAAGAATGCTGATATCAACATTTTCACAGTTGCTAGTGGGCATCTATATGAGCGATTCTTGTCAATAATGACAAACTCTGTAATGAAGCACACCAAGCATACCGTCAAGTTTTGGCTAATTGAGAACTACATGTCACCCAcgttcaagaagaatttaCCCTTCCTTGCCCGAGAGTTTGGGTTTGACTATGAACTGGTCAACTATAAGTGGCCAGCATGGCTGAGGGGTCAAAGGGAGAAACAACGAACTATCTGGGGATATAAgattttgttcttggatGTTTTGTTCCCTCAAAGCCTCGATAAAGTGATATTTGTTGACGCGGACCAAATAGTTAGAACAGATCTAAAGGAGCTTGTGGATTTGGACCTTGAAGGTGCGCCTTATGGATATACTCCAATGTGCAACGACAGGGAAGAGATGGAAGGGTTtagattttggaaacagGGATATTGGCAGAAGCTCTTGGGTGATACTCTAAAGTATCACATCAGTGCCCTGTACGTGATTgacttgaaaacttttaGGCAGATTGCTGCCGGTGATAGGTTGAGACAACACTACCAGCAACTTTCTCAAGATCCAAATTCTTTGTCAAACCTAGATCAAGATCTACCAAATAATCTTCAGCAccaaatcaaaattttttcaCTCCCTCAAGAGTGGCTGTGGTGTGAAACTTGGTGTAGCGATGAGAGTTTAAAGAAGGCAAAGACGATAGACCTTTGCAACAACCCTTTAACCAAGGAACCAAAATTAGACAGAGCACGAAGACAAATTCCAGAATGGACCCAGTATGATGATCAAGTGCAGCAAATTATAAACGAAGCATCTGCAAGCGCTAGGGAATCCATCACTGAACATGATGAGCTTTAG